From Lolium rigidum isolate FL_2022 unplaced genomic scaffold, APGP_CSIRO_Lrig_0.1 contig_69420_1, whole genome shotgun sequence, one genomic window encodes:
- the LOC124682155 gene encoding early nodulin-like protein 1 translates to MATSYGLVGLLCFALMAAAASATQFRVGGDKGWSVPDGTTEPYNTWAGRMRFQIGDQLLFVYPKETDSVLVVDQAAYNACNTTTYLTKLEGGTTVFTLDRSGPFFFISGNQASCTANQKLLVVVLAADHTPPGPSPTPPAMPPTSAAPLPSPPSMSPPSPPSMAPVPSPSSPPSMLPPSGAPMPSPMLPPSGAPMPTPESAPSPTGSAPTAAPAATPGSSPGTPGSPPSSSPGTPGGAPQPPSDSTSPPGADGANSTTPGNGAAPLTAGLISTLAAGFGYAMLAI, encoded by the exons ATGGCGACATCTTACGGTCTGGTAGGGCTCCTCTGCTTCGCTCTCATGGCCGCGGCGGCGAGCGCGACACAGTTCCGGGTCGGCGGCGACAAAGGGTGGAGCGTGCCGGACGGGACGACCGAGCCGTACAACACGTGGGCCGGCCGGATGCGCTTCCAGATCGGCGACCAGCTCC TGTTCGTCTACCCGAAGGAAACGGactcggtcctcgtcgtcgaccagGCGGCGTACAACGCCTGCAACACCACGACGTACCTGACCAAGCTCGAGGGCGGCACCACGGTGTTCACGCTCGACCGCTCCGgccccttcttcttcatcagcggCAACCAGGCCAGCTGCACGGCCAACCAGAAGCTCCTCGTCGTCGTGCTCGCCGCCGACCACACCCCGCCGGGCCCCTCGCCGACTCCCCCTGCCATGCCGCCCACGTCTGCCGCGCCCCTGCCGAGCCCTccttccatgtcgccgccgtctcctcctTCCATGGCGCCGGTGCCGAGCCCCTCGTCGCCTCCGTCCATGCTGCCGCCGTCCGGCGCGCCGATGCCGAGCCCGATGTTGCCTCCCTCTGGCGCTCCTATGCCCACCCCGGAATCCGCACCATCTCCGACAGGTTCAGCTCCGACCGCTGCTCCCGCTGCAACTCCAGGATCATCTCCGGGAACTCCAGGCTCACCGCCGTCGTCTTCCCCCGGTACTCCTGGAGGCGCGCCGCAGCCACCGTCCGACTCCACCAGCCCACCAGGTGCCGACGGGGCGAACTCGACTACGCCGGGCAACGGAGCTGCTCCCCTGACCGCAGGCCTAATCAGCACGCTGGCAGCAGGCTTTGGGTACGCCATGCTGGCTATCTGA